From Halorubrum sp. PV6:
TGCTCCTCATACAACTCTGTGACCGGTGGTGAATTTGAAATGAGAACTGAGACGTTCTGTTCTGTGAGCTCAACAGCCGCGTCTCGCAACCGACGCTGATCGTCTCGATCAAATCCATCGGGGTGATACGAATGGCTCTTTTGAGATCCTCTTCTTCAGACACACTCACCTTCGAAACGGCTGTTCGCTGAAAACTGCGTAGTGAGTATATGTTCCTTCCATCATACGAGCGAGATCTGGAATGTATGTAAGAATTAAGTACTATCATACAAAAGTAATAACAAAATGGCGAAAGGTAAGGTTGACTTTTTCAATGATGAAGGTGGATACGGATTTATTGAAGTCGAGGATACAGATGAGGATATATTCTTTCATATGGAGGATGTTGGCGGTCCGGATCTTGAGGAGGGTCAAGAGGTAGAGTTCGAGATCGAAGAGGGTAATGGAGGAATAAAAGCAAAAAGTGTTGTAGCGTCGGGGTCTCTTCCGGAACCAGAGTCCGGGGACGCTGGCATAGAAGAGATAACCTCAGAAATAATTGAATTCCTTGAAACTCATGCTCCGGATGATAACGAGACTGTACAAATTAATATAACAGATTCTGAGCTAGAAGGTGAATTCGAAAGGATGGGTGATGTATTGGATATACCTGAAGCAGAGGTCAGAATGCTAAAAAACCTCATTTTAGAACTAATTGAATCTCGACTTGAGAGCGAACATATTACTATGGATATCGAAATGAAGGAAGCCACTGCAAACGTTATAGCATCTACACTCATTCAAGAATACACTCAAACTGGTGATGAAAAATGATCGATATGATCTATTCTATAGTATCGGGAGCAACTAGCAGTGTGACCTCAAAGCTGTTAGGTCTGTTTCTGGACGTGGAGAACAAACCGGAGAACCCTGATTCAAAAGTCACCTCTCAAGCTGATGAATTGATAAAGCAAATTGGTGAAAATGCTAGCGCTCCAGATGACATCCCATCTGCTTTGAATGGATTTAATTTCACTTACCAAACTGCTGATGGTGAAGTGAACAAACAGTATGAGTTCTCTGACTCTGAATAAATGTAATAATTAGATGGTTTATCTAAAGGGGACAAACAATATTCTGTAGAATTTAAATATTTGGTACCGATCGCTCAATCTCTCTCGCAGATTAGCTTCGGTTCGCACCACATTCGTGCTCTTTACTGAGCGATTCGTGAGTTACCTGTATTGAGCGATTGGGGTAAAAAACTATCAGATACTGAGGATTTCAACAGAGCCGGTGTCACTCTGCTGGTATGGATTCGACTCGTTCGCCGTCGTCCGTTGCCGCGTACTCGTAGCGGTAGTAGCCGCCGGTCAGGCTGCGAGCCGTTATCCCGTACTCTGCCAGTACCCGCGTTGCCATGTAGGAACTCTTCCCGATCTTACAGTACGTGAGTACCTCCCCGTCCGGATTGGCGTCGGCGGCCCAGTCTCGGAGCTCGCCGAGCGGGACGTTCTCGTCGCCGTCGATCCGTCCTTGGGCCTCCCGCATCTCCGGAGGGCGGGTGTCAATGACCGTTGCCTCGTCTTTCCGTTCGAGAAACTCATCGAGATGGACGACGTCGGCGATGCCTTCGACGACGTTCGCACCGATCATTCCTAACATGTTTACCGGGTCTTTCGCGGCCGAGTATGGCGGCGCGTATGCGAGATCGTAATCGCGGATATCGAACACGGTGTCCCGGTGTGCGATGGCCGTCGCGAGGACATCGGTTCGCTTGTCGACGCCGCTCTCGCCGATAACTTGGGCACCGAAGAGCGTTCCGTCGTCGGGATCGAACAGGAGTTTGAAGTCGATCTCTGACGCCCCGGGGTAGTACTCCGCGTGGTTCGGCTGACTCGTGTAGACCGCTTCGTAGGCCTGTCCCGCCTCGTCGAGCGCCGTTGCCGTGTCACCGACGGTACCGATGTCGAGATCGAACACCTTCGCGATCGAGGTGTCCAAGACCGGATCGAGGCGGTCGTCACGTCCGGCGATGTCGTTCGCGGCGACCCGGCCCATCCGGTTGGCCGGCCCACCAAGCGGTACCCACGCGTTCCCGTCGGTCCGAGCGGCCGGCGGAGCGGCGACATCGCCGACGGCGTGGATCGACGGCGTCGACGTTCGCATTCTATCATCGACCGCGACCGCACCGCTGTCGTGTAGCTCTACGCCTGCCGACTCCGCCAGCTCCGTTCGCGGCGTGACGCCGGTTGCGACGACGACGAGATCGAATGTCTCCCGCGAGCCGTCCGTCGTGGCGACGACCGTCCCGTCCCCGGGTTCCGCCAGCGAGTCGACGCCGGTTCCCAGCTGGAGATCAACGCCCCGGTCACGGAGCCGTGACTCGACTCTCGCTGCCATTTCCGGACCGAGTGTGTTTGGCATTACCTGTTCAAGTAACTCGGCGACGACGACGTCGTTCCCGGCTTCAGAGAGGTTTTCGGCGACTTCAAGGCCGATGTAGCCGCCGCCGATAACGAGCGCTCGCCCGTCACCGGTTATCCCCTCGCGGATAGCCGTCGCGTCTGGGACGCTCCGGAGTGTGTGACAGTGTTCCAGTTCGGACAGGTCGAACATGGGCGGGACGAGCGGCTTCGCTCCCGTCGCGAGAACGAGGCCATCG
This genomic window contains:
- a CDS encoding FAD-dependent oxidoreductase, yielding MSQQYVVIGGNAAGMSTATRLRRLDETAEIVVLERGENISYASCGLPYHLSGTVAEDDLTVMGSEQLAAAFDLNIRTGVAATNVDPDTQTVSVTAADGEPAAIAYDGLVLATGAKPLVPPMFDLSELEHCHTLRSVPDATAIREGITGDGRALVIGGGYIGLEVAENLSEAGNDVVVAELLEQVMPNTLGPEMAARVESRLRDRGVDLQLGTGVDSLAEPGDGTVVATTDGSRETFDLVVVATGVTPRTELAESAGVELHDSGAVAVDDRMRTSTPSIHAVGDVAAPPAARTDGNAWVPLGGPANRMGRVAANDIAGRDDRLDPVLDTSIAKVFDLDIGTVGDTATALDEAGQAYEAVYTSQPNHAEYYPGASEIDFKLLFDPDDGTLFGAQVIGESGVDKRTDVLATAIAHRDTVFDIRDYDLAYAPPYSAAKDPVNMLGMIGANVVEGIADVVHLDEFLERKDEATVIDTRPPEMREAQGRIDGDENVPLGELRDWAADANPDGEVLTYCKIGKSSYMATRVLAEYGITARSLTGGYYRYEYAATDDGERVESIPAE